The following nucleotide sequence is from candidate division WOR-3 bacterium.
ACTAGAGAAACAGTACTACCGTAAGCTTTCTTACATTGCAACGCCGCGCGAGCTTAGTTACTACAACGCACTTTCCGACTCGGGCAAAGAGGCGTATCTTGCCTGGTTCTGGGCCAGACATAACCTGGCTGAATTCGCTCGGAGAATGGATACCGCGGCCAGGAAGTTCAGAACATCGAGGACATCGGGCATTGATACCGACCGGGGCCGCATCTACGTAAAGTATGGCGAGCCGGACGAGGTCGAGCGCCGGGTTCTAGAGGTAGACCGCAAGCCTCGTGAGTACTGGCGCTACTACGGTGTCGGCTATGTGTTCGTATTCATTGACCTTACCGGGGATGATAACTTCAGACTGGCATACACCACAAGCCCGGACGAGCCCAAGACCGGCTACGAGAATCTTCTGACACCGGACGAAGAGGAGCTGTTTAGATAGGTCAAATGACGAATGACCCGCGGCCAATGACTGGGAACCAGAGAGTGCAGGGCGAAGGTCCAGAACCGGAGTCAGTAGTGGTCGAGCTGCATCCGTTCAAGTCTGAGGTGTGCGTTGTGGCAAGGGGCGTAGTGGTTACGGCCGGGGACCAGGTGATAATCCGAGACGAAGAGGGTGAGGACCTTGGTCGCGTGGTCGGTCCGACCGAGTGTAATGAGGGGAAGGGTATCGTACTCCGCAAAGCGACCGCGGAAGACCTCGCGAGTCGGGCTGAACTTGACCTCAAGACCAGCCGTGTACTCAGCCTGTTCTGTCGGCAGAAGGACGAGTTCGGGCTGGCAATGAAGGTAGTTGACGCCCACTGGCGTTGGGATAGAAAGAAGGTATG
It contains:
- the ricT gene encoding regulatory iron-sulfur-containing complex subunit RicT — encoded protein: MTNDPRPMTGNQRVQGEGPEPESVVVELHPFKSEVCVVARGVVVTAGDQVIIRDEEGEDLGRVVGPTECNEGKGIVLRKATAEDLASRAELDLKTSRVLSLFCRQKDEFGLAMKVVDAHWRWDRKKVCFYFVSDQRLDFRALHKVISSALNIRVAIKQIGVRDHARMVGGLGHCGRELCCRSFM